In Pseudorasbora parva isolate DD20220531a chromosome 9, ASM2467924v1, whole genome shotgun sequence, the following proteins share a genomic window:
- the marchf6 gene encoding E3 ubiquitin-protein ligase MARCH6, which produces MDTAEEADICRVCRSEGTQDKPLYHPCVCTGSIKFIHQECLVQWLKHSRKEYCELCKHRFAFTPIYSPDMPSRLPVQDIFAGLVTSIGTAIRYWFHYTLVAFAWLGVVPLTACRIYKCLFTGSVSSLLTLPLDMLSTENLLADCLQGCFVVTCTLCAFISLVWLREQIVHGGAPLWLEQNQQQPANAAGPPNEPPGQGNGGAENQPMPAPAEPPGENAAAAEAPDLPADPAEEMELDNEDEEDGGAEDVADANNGAQDDMNWNALEWDRAAEELTWERMLGLDGSLVFLEHVFWVVSLNTLFILVFAFCPYHIGHFSVVGLGFEEYVRASHFEGLITTIVGYVLLAITLIVCHGLAALVRFQRSRRLLGVCYIVVKVSLLVVVEIGVFPLICGWWLDICSLEMFDASLKDRELSFESAPGTTMFLHWLVGMVYVFYFASFILLLREVLRPGVLWFLRNLNDPDFNPVQEMIHLPIYRHLRRFILSVVVFGSIVLLMLWLPIRIIKHIFPSFLPYNVMLYSDAPVSELSLELLLLQVVLPALLEQGHTRQWLKGLVRAWTVTAGYLLDLHSYLLGDQEDNENNANQQANNINQQARNNAIPVVGEGLHAAHQAILQQGGPVGFQPYHRPMKFPLRIVLLILFMCLTLLLASLVCLTLPVFTGRWLMSFWTGSAKIHELYTAACGLYVCWLSIRAITVLLAWMPQGRRVILLKVQEWTLMIMKTLIVAVLLAGVIPLLLGLLFELVIVAPLRVPLDQTPLFYPWQDWALGVLHAKIIAAITLMGPQWWLKTVIEQVYANGIRNIDLHFIIRKLAAPVIAVLLLSLCIPYVISVGIVPLLGVTMEMQNLVQRRIYPFLLMVVVLMGILSFQIRQFKRLYEHIKNDKYLVGQRLVNYERKAGKANTTTHSSSVQE; this is translated from the exons CTTGGTGCAGTGGCTTAAACACAGCAGAAAAGAGTACTGCGAATTATGCAAGCACAGATTTGCTTTCACACCAA TTTACTCTCCAGACATGCCTTCACGGCTCCCAGTGCAAGACATTTTCGCAGGACTGGTCACCAGTATAGGCACGGCAATCCGATACTGGTTTCATTACACGCTTGTTGCCTTCGCTTGGCTGGGGGTTGTACCTCTAACAGCAT GTCGCATCTATAAGTGTCTGTTCACTGGATCCGTAAGCTCCCTCCTAACTCTGCCGTTAGACATGCTCTCCAC AGAGAACTTGCTGGCTGACTGCCTGCAGGGCTGCTTCGTGGTGACCTGCACCCTCTGCGCCTTCATCAGTCTGGTGTGGCTACGGGAGCAGATTGTTCATGGTGGAGCCCCTTTATGGCTGGAGCAGAACCAGCAGCAACCTGCCAATGCTGCAGGACCGCCCAATGAG CCCCCTGGCCAAGGTAATGGAGGTGCTGAAAACCAGCCCATGCCCGCCCCGGCTGAACCTCCAGGGGAGAATGCTGCAGCGGCTGAGGCTCCTGACCTCCCCGCTGATCCTGCGGAAGAGATGGAGCTGGATAATGAAGATGAGGAGGATGGAGGTGCTGAAGATGTTGCAGATGCCAACAATGGAGCACAGG ATGATATGAACTGGAATGCTCTGGAATGGGATCGTGCAGCTGAAGAGCTCACTTGGGAAAGG ATGCTTGGGCTTGATGGGTCCCTGGTTTTCCTG gaACATGTGTTCTGGGTGGTCTCACTCAACACACTCTTCATCCTCGTGTTTG CTTTCTGTCCTTACCATATTGGCCACTTCTCAGTGGTTGGGCTTGGTTTTGAAGAATAT GTTCGTGCCTCACACTTTGAGGGTCTCATCACCACAATAGTTGGATATGTCCTTTTGGCCATCACACTAATCGTGTGCCAT GGATTAGCAGCACTGGTGAGATTTCAAAGATCACGCCGCTTGTTAGGAGTCTGCTACATTGTGGTAAAG GTGTCTCTTCTAGTAGTCGTAGAGATTGGTGTGTTCCCCCTCATCTGTGGCTGGTGGCTTGATATCTGCTCTCTG GAAATGTTTGATGCCTCATTGAAAGACCGAGAGTTGAGTTTTGAATCGGCCCCAGGGACCACCATGTTCCTTCACTGGCTGGTGGGGATGGTCTACGTCTTCTATTTCGCCTCTTTTATTCTATTGCTCAGAGAG GTTCTAAGGCCTGGAGTCTTATGGTTTCTCAGAAATCTGAACGATCCTGATTTCAACCCGGTGCAGGAAATGATTCATCTACCAATATACAGACACCTGAGACGATTCATACTATCAGTG GTTGTTTTTGGCTCAATCGTTCTTCTCATGTTGTGGCTTCCTATCCGGATaatcaaacacatcttcccttcatTTCTTCCCTACAATGTGATGCTTTACAG tgACGCTCCAGTGAGCGAGCTGTCCTTGGAGTTGCTGTTATTGCAGGTTGTTCTTCCTGCTCTATTGGAACAGGGACATACGCGACAGTGGCTCAAAGGTCTAGTACGAGCCTGGACCGTGACCGCTGGCTACTTGCT AGACTTGCATTCTTACTTGCTGGGAGACCAGGAAGACAATGAGAACAATGCCAACCAGCAAGCCAACAACATCAACCAGCAGGCCCGTAACAATGCCATTCCTGTGGTGGGAGAAGGTCTGCATGCTGCCCACCAGGCCATACTGCAGCAGGGTGGCCCAGTGGGCTTCCAGCCCTATCACCGGCCCATGAAGTTCCCTCTAAGG ATTGTGTTGCTGATATTGTTCATGTGCTTGACGCTGCTTTTGGCTAGTTTGGTCTGTCTTACGCTACCAG TGTTCACTGGACGCTGGCTGATGTCCTTCTGGACGGGCAGTGCTAAGATCCATGAGCTGTACACTGCAGCATGTGGGCTGTATGTGTGTTGGCTCTCCATCAGAGCGATCACCGTGCTGCTGGCCTGGATGCCTCAGGGGCGTAGAGTAATCCTGCTCAAGGTTCAGGAGTGGACTCTCATG ATTATGAAGACACTGATTGTAGCTGTGCTGTTGGCTGGAGTGATTCCTCTGCTCCTGGGACTGCTGTTCGAGCTGGTGATTGTAGCTCCTCTCAGAGTGCCGCTTGATCAGACGCCTCTGTTCTACCCCTGGCAG GACTGGGCTTTAGGAGTGCTGCATGCCAAAATCATTGCTGCCATCACCCTCATGGGTCCCCAGTGGTGGTTGAAGACAGTTATTGAGCAG GTGTATGCCAATGGAATCAGGAACATTGACCTTCATTTCATCATCAGGAAGTTAGCGGCCCCGGTCATCGCTGTACTGCTGCTTTCTCTCTGCATCCCCTACGTGATTTCTGTAGGCATCGTCCCCCTTCTTG GGGTCACTATGGAGATGCAGAATCTGGTGCAGAGGAGAATCTACCCCTTCCTTCTGATGGTAGTGGTGCTGATGGGTATCCTCTCTTTCCAAATCCGACAATTCAAGCGCCTTTATGAGCACATCAAGAATGACAA GTACCTTGTTGGACAGAGACTTGTGAACTATGAACGAAAAGCTGGCAAGGCCAACACTACCacacacagcagttcagtgcAGGAGTAA
- the ankrd33bb gene encoding ankyrin repeat domain-containing protein 33B isoform X1, translating to MLVCLLLFFRIQREKSLSATALFLLHPINLPLIHRGCLCRQQLISQIQAIKVWKVALHVLTGLIVACYQGYVDVVIALSQCPHVDVNWQDNEGNTALMTAAQAGHSMITNYLLNYFPGLDTERRNCHGFTAMMKAAMQGRAECVRSLMMTGGDIEARDFGRKLTPQEWAMFTGRYETAQLMSRLMEQPCAEQFCDSYHMEWPLLSELVARSKEPKSCWRKFSECICNLLSINMKTNPVDEGAMDYMVRMTTALASPLIATACRTVCPDSPPCVGKRRPAVQDILRRQRLAELKSLGPERLNNYKRLFQNSRVLLLPKKQDRRASLQPQILQSVAMASTVALRRSSLLPLHLMRRSSVRPGIVVPKVMLCKAPAPIHIPERLPRRTSKDASHLQIPKWRYKALKEEKKKAEQMDRLRLPIGRKK from the exons ATGTTGGTatgtttgttattgttttttagGATACAAAGAGAGAAAAGCTTATCCGCAACAGCGTTATTTCTGCTGCATCCAATTAACCTTCCACTAATCCATCGAGGATGCTTGTGCCGCCAACAGTTGATCAGTCAAATACAGGCTATCAAAGTGTGGAAAGTCGCTCTGCATGTGCTT ACAGGTCTGATAGTGGCGTGTTACCAGGGCTATGTGGATGTGGTCATTGCACTTTCTCAGTGTCCACATGTGGACGTGAACTGGCAGGATAATGAAGGGAATACGGCTCTCATGACTGCTGCACAAGCAg GCCACAGTATGATTACCAACTATCTGCTGAACTATTTTCCCGGGCTTGACACTGAACGCAGAAACTGCCATGGCTTCACTGCAATGATGAAAGCGGCCATGCAGGGTCGAGCCGAATGCGTGCGGTCTCTCATGATGACAG GAGGAGACATTGAAGCAAGGGACTTTGGCCGTAAGCTGACCCCACAGGAATGGGCCATGTTCACAGGCCGCTACGAGACCGCCCAACTGATGTCCCGACTGATGGAACAGCCTTGCGCTGAACAGTTCTGTGACTCTTATCACATGGAGTGGCCTTTGCTAAGTGAACTGGTGGCTCGATCAAAAGAGCCTAAGTCCTGCTGGAGGAAGTTCTCAGAGTGTATCTGTAACTTGTTATCCATCAACATGAAGACCAACCCCGTAGACGAAGGTGCCATGGACTACATGGTGCGAATGACCACGGCGCTGGCCAGCCCGCTCATAGCCACCGCCTGCCGCACTGTGTGCCCGGACAGCCCTCCGTGTGTTGGAAAACGTCGCCCCGCCGTACAGGACATCCTGCGAAGACAGCGTCTGGCTGAGCTGAAGAGCCTGGGGCCCGAGCGCCTCAACAACTACAAGCGTCTCTTCCAGAACTCCAGGGTGCTGCTGCTGCCGAAAAAGCAGGATCGGCGAGCCAGTTTGCAGCCGCAGATCCTGCAAAGTGTAGCGATGGCCTCGACTGTGGCCCTGAGGAGAAGCAGCCTGCTGCCTCTACACTTGATGCGCAGAAGCAGTGTGCGTCCTGGAATAGTGGTGCCTAAAGTCATGCTGTGTAAAGCTCCTGCTCCCATACACATACCGGAGAGGCTGCCACGCAGGACTTCAAAAGATGCATCGCACCTACAGATCCCTAAATGGAGGTACAAAGCTCTGAAGGAGGAGAAGAAGAAAGCTGAACAGATGGATAGGTTGAGATTGCCTATTGGGAGGAAGAAGTGA
- the ankrd33bb gene encoding ankyrin repeat domain-containing protein 33B isoform X2 has protein sequence MVLITENGVAGGVLLVKDHQNGTSVKQSRGRNNEESSIQSSPFLEPSEDSYYANDEDHHFYEDDDDDDVYQEFEELDFSQIPDCKSIVSDDSFYPLDDSLNFEKSRSPESPEPLSFFKACSTNNTIIVKIMIRQGVTKEEVREVDKNNRTGLIVACYQGYVDVVIALSQCPHVDVNWQDNEGNTALMTAAQAGHSMITNYLLNYFPGLDTERRNCHGFTAMMKAAMQGRAECVRSLMMTGGDIEARDFGRKLTPQEWAMFTGRYETAQLMSRLMEQPCAEQFCDSYHMEWPLLSELVARSKEPKSCWRKFSECICNLLSINMKTNPVDEGAMDYMVRMTTALASPLIATACRTVCPDSPPCVGKRRPAVQDILRRQRLAELKSLGPERLNNYKRLFQNSRVLLLPKKQDRRASLQPQILQSVAMASTVALRRSSLLPLHLMRRSSVRPGIVVPKVMLCKAPAPIHIPERLPRRTSKDASHLQIPKWRYKALKEEKKKAEQMDRLRLPIGRKK, from the exons ATGGTGCTAATAACTGAGAATGGTGTTGCAGGAGGTGTACTTCTAGTCAAAGATCACCAAAATGGCACCAGTGTCAAACAATCAAGAGGCCGGAACAACGAGGAGTCCTCCATACAGAGCTCCCCTTTTTTGGAGCCATCAGAGGACTCTTATTATGCAAATGATGAAGACCACCATTTttatgaggatgatgatgacgatgatgtcTACCAAGAATTTGAGGAGTTGGACTTTTCGCAAATACCAGATTGCAAGAGCATTGTGTCGGACGATTCCTTCTACCCACTTGATGATTCGCTGAACTTCGAAAAATCCCGGAgtcccgagagccctgagccaCTCAGTTTCTTCAAAGCATGCAGCACTAATAATACCATCATTGTTAAAATCATGATAAGACAAGGTGTGACGAAGGAGGAGGTGCGAGAGGTGGACAAAAATAACAGA ACAGGTCTGATAGTGGCGTGTTACCAGGGCTATGTGGATGTGGTCATTGCACTTTCTCAGTGTCCACATGTGGACGTGAACTGGCAGGATAATGAAGGGAATACGGCTCTCATGACTGCTGCACAAGCAg GCCACAGTATGATTACCAACTATCTGCTGAACTATTTTCCCGGGCTTGACACTGAACGCAGAAACTGCCATGGCTTCACTGCAATGATGAAAGCGGCCATGCAGGGTCGAGCCGAATGCGTGCGGTCTCTCATGATGACAG GAGGAGACATTGAAGCAAGGGACTTTGGCCGTAAGCTGACCCCACAGGAATGGGCCATGTTCACAGGCCGCTACGAGACCGCCCAACTGATGTCCCGACTGATGGAACAGCCTTGCGCTGAACAGTTCTGTGACTCTTATCACATGGAGTGGCCTTTGCTAAGTGAACTGGTGGCTCGATCAAAAGAGCCTAAGTCCTGCTGGAGGAAGTTCTCAGAGTGTATCTGTAACTTGTTATCCATCAACATGAAGACCAACCCCGTAGACGAAGGTGCCATGGACTACATGGTGCGAATGACCACGGCGCTGGCCAGCCCGCTCATAGCCACCGCCTGCCGCACTGTGTGCCCGGACAGCCCTCCGTGTGTTGGAAAACGTCGCCCCGCCGTACAGGACATCCTGCGAAGACAGCGTCTGGCTGAGCTGAAGAGCCTGGGGCCCGAGCGCCTCAACAACTACAAGCGTCTCTTCCAGAACTCCAGGGTGCTGCTGCTGCCGAAAAAGCAGGATCGGCGAGCCAGTTTGCAGCCGCAGATCCTGCAAAGTGTAGCGATGGCCTCGACTGTGGCCCTGAGGAGAAGCAGCCTGCTGCCTCTACACTTGATGCGCAGAAGCAGTGTGCGTCCTGGAATAGTGGTGCCTAAAGTCATGCTGTGTAAAGCTCCTGCTCCCATACACATACCGGAGAGGCTGCCACGCAGGACTTCAAAAGATGCATCGCACCTACAGATCCCTAAATGGAGGTACAAAGCTCTGAAGGAGGAGAAGAAGAAAGCTGAACAGATGGATAGGTTGAGATTGCCTATTGGGAGGAAGAAGTGA